One stretch of Nitrospirota bacterium DNA includes these proteins:
- a CDS encoding class I SAM-dependent methyltransferase produces the protein MQTITERNETPLDGAVKNVVSHYQRLSDLYQQIIVNQPFFINCYALYDKLLDKLLGGHQYTSLLDVGCGSGVQTVVMAGHARQVTGIDIAEEFVEVARKRCAKLTNVSFQIENACQLPFPDNIFDGIVSYGDVVSHILEGYDQALSEMARVVKPGGWITFEVDNKWNAGLLFVPKELKEAWKTKGIGHATRNWQGMSFKTFTPSELENLLNRNHLKVIEWHGHNILASLIPDKWLLEEKRTFLGSVAIFLGRIDLMISGIFPFNRFGFNHMLIVRKKG, from the coding sequence ATGCAGACCATTACGGAGAGAAACGAGACCCCATTGGACGGAGCGGTAAAAAATGTCGTCAGTCACTATCAACGATTATCCGATCTTTATCAGCAGATCATTGTAAACCAGCCCTTTTTTATAAACTGCTATGCGCTGTATGACAAGCTTCTTGATAAGCTCCTGGGTGGTCATCAATACACTTCTCTCCTGGATGTCGGCTGTGGAAGCGGCGTTCAGACCGTCGTCATGGCGGGTCATGCCAGGCAGGTCACCGGAATAGATATCGCAGAAGAATTCGTTGAAGTGGCCAGAAAAAGATGTGCAAAGCTGACAAACGTCTCTTTTCAGATCGAGAATGCCTGTCAGCTTCCTTTTCCTGACAATATTTTTGACGGAATCGTATCCTATGGAGACGTGGTCAGCCATATTTTAGAGGGATACGATCAGGCATTATCCGAAATGGCCCGTGTGGTCAAACCCGGAGGCTGGATTACCTTTGAGGTCGACAATAAATGGAATGCCGGACTTCTTTTCGTGCCTAAGGAACTTAAAGAGGCATGGAAAACGAAAGGTATCGGGCATGCTACGCGAAACTGGCAAGGGATGTCTTTCAAAACTTTTACACCGTCTGAATTGGAGAACTTGCTTAACCGGAATCATTTGAAAGTTATCGAATGGCACGGACATAATATTTTGGCTTCACTCATTCCTGATAAATGGCTATTGGAAGAAAAAAGGACTTTTTTAGGAAGCGTGGCCATCTTTCTCGGAAGGATTGATTTGATGATCTCCGGCATTTTCCCGTTTAACCGATTCGGATTTAATCATATGCTGATCGTCAGGAAAAAAGGATAA